One Glycine max cultivar Williams 82 chromosome 6, Glycine_max_v4.0, whole genome shotgun sequence DNA segment encodes these proteins:
- the LOC121175011 gene encoding uncharacterized protein, producing MSQGQAVPFAGKWHRFTVRNDGEKVVPEPQGDAEHTEIWESEVMIPFAVERTVYAFGGPLPDQESLSSSMNKVFPCYPTCEPRIFDSEPYNFNCLSKPHKLFRSAPSIAHRDYIPWLDRVEQAYEDFWKTYGIFDLIQFSRFGPEYRPEMLIAAMHFFESSTNTFQFKCGMMTPTLLDVAALTGLRPSGETYDPTKSSDNIKLVYKENTFSKYIAEHKGSVEEEVSDEEHVAFLTLWLSHYVFCTKSLQVAKRFIPMAIQIHEGQNFGFGRLLLAVLYESLGEACDDLKKSKDGSSFLVSGPMWLLQLWLNATFEQEMGLIIPQDYAEEVANRSIEGQRALRLTPKTFDQNPQKLFLKYMKIFLSFDKFLPQHAPFISREVGPAWFTDDFPAVDPDNEEEVNEIWSFYLNPQILSCRTGVQSNYLGLVGYQPNLVSRQFGLSQIRPKSLFEDPRDVIRGANLSEKTFKKFLKISLDEKYNLHPFEFNHSHFCTMGFVTWWEKYYSGRSVGDTTIMISRLESGFTQPTVENIRSNLQARGKTIMTKKIAEISRADVRPKKPTGVKIQEWKQEEKNHKKDDSTETTTTSKRSKRVVIEFDEEKDARRRGKTSCKKKKIT from the exons ATGTCGCAAGGACAAGCAGTTCCGTTTGCTGGGAAATGGCACCGTTTCACAGTCAGGAACGACGGAGAAAAGGTGGTTCCAGAACCACAAGGTGACGCCGAACACACAGAAATCTGGGAATCGGAGGTGATGATCCCTTTCGCAGTGGAAAGGACAGTTTACGCTTTCGGTGGACCTCTGCCAGACCAAGAGTCACTCTCGAGTTCAATGAACAAGGTATTCCCCTGCTACCCAACTTGCGAACCTAGGATTTTTGATAGTGAGCCTTACAACTTCAATTGTTTAAGCAAACCCCACAAACTCTTTCGATCCGCCCCGTCAATAGCCCATAGGGATTACATACCTTGGCTTGATCGAGTCGAACAAGCGTATGAGGATTTCTGGAAGACATATGGCATATTTGACTTAATACAATTCTCTCGGTTTGGTCCTGAATATCGACCAGAAATGCTGATAGCAGCTATGCATTTTTTCGAGTCTTCTACCAACACCTTTCAATTTAAATGTGGTATGATGACCCCTACTCTCTTAGATGTAGCTGCCCTcacaggccttaggcctagcggAGAAACGTATGATCCCACTAAATCTAGTGATAATATCAAGCTAGTATATAAGGAGAACACCTTTTCCAAATATATAGCTGAACACAAAGGATCGGTCGAAGAGGAAGTCTCTGATGAAGAGCATGTAGCCTTCTTGACCCTATGGCTATCTCACTACGTCTTTTGCACAAAATCCTTGCAAGTAGCCAAAAGATTTATTCCAATGGCAATACAAATTCATGAAGGTCAGAACTTTGGATTTGGACGCCTCTTGTTAGCAGTGCTATATGAATCGCTTGGAGAGGCATGTGATGACCTGAAGAAATCGAAGGATGGGTCTTCCTTCTTAGTATCTGGGCCTATGTGGCTTCTCCAGTTGTGGCTTAATGCCACTTTCGAACAAGAAATGGGATTAATAATCCCACAAGATTATGCTGAAGAAGTTGCCAATCGCTCGATCGAAGGCCAGAGAGCACTTCGATTAACACCCAAGACCTTCGATCAAAACCCACAAAAGCTGTTCCTCAAGTACATGAAGATTTTTCTGAGTTTTGACAAGTTTCTTCCCCAACATGCTCCATTCATTAGTCGAGAGGTCGGCCCGGCCTGGTTCACTGACGATTTTCCTGCTGTCGATCCGGACAATGAAGAAGAAGTGAATGAAATATGGTCATTTTACTTGAATCCACAGATCCTGTCCTGTCGTACAGGTGTTCAATCGAACTATTTAGGCCTGGTTGGATACCAGCCTAATTTGGTTTCAAGACAATTTGGCCTCTCTCAGATCCGTCCCAAAAGCTTGTTCGAAGATCCTAGAGACGTCATAAGAGGGGCCAATCTCTCAGAAAAGACTTTCAAGAAATTTTTGAAGATTTCTCTTGATGAAAAATATAACCTGCATCCTTTTGAGTTCAACCATTCCCACTTCTGCACCATGGGATTTGTTACCTGGTGGGAGAAGTATTATTCGGGCCGTTCGGTTGGAGACACAACTATCATGATCTCCAGACTTGAGAGTGGTTTTACACAACCAACGGTCGAGAATATCCGCTCAAACCTTCAAGCTCGAG GCAAAACAATCATGACAAAGAAAATTGCTGAAATATCTCGAGCTGATGTGAGACCCAAAAAACCCACTGGGGTGAAGATCCAAGAATGGAAACAAGAAGAGAAG aaTCATAAGAAAGATGATAGCACCGAGACTACCACGACCTCAAAACGCTCGAAGCGTGTGGTCATCGAATTCGACGAAGAAAAAGATGCAA gaagaagaggaaagacctcttgtaagaaaaagaaaatcacctGA